Part of the Pseudobdellovibrionaceae bacterium genome is shown below.
GTTTCGACTTGAACTAAAATTCGAGCCAGATTCAAAATCAACCGTTTACATTCAGCCACAATTCACGAAATTTTTTGGCGGCGTCGAACCGACCACAAGCGGAGCTACTAGCGGTAGCCTTCAAGACACCCGACTCGATATTCACCAAGCTTATCTAGACTATTCTATGTCAGATCAGTTGAGTGTACGGGTGGGGCGACAAGAACTTGCCTACGGCAATCATCTCGTCATTGGAAACGTGGGCTGGAGCCATGTATCACGGTCATTTGATGCCCTTCGCATTCGGCACGCCTTTAGGGATAACAAAGGGTTTGTTGATGGGTTTTGGTCTCAGATTGAAGACGTTGATACTGAGGCTACATTTAATACTGACAGTGAATTCTCCGGTCTTTATTTCCAGTATAAAGGGCTCACCTATGTTCCAGCTTTGGATTTTTATGTATTGCACAAAGGCGACGAATCCAATGTAGATCCCAACCCCGATTCGTTTTTTACTTTCGGCACACGGGCGGAATTTGATTTCGACCCCGTCGCATTTGATTTTGAATTCACCCAGCAGTCTGAGTATGAAAGCAACCAAGCGGATATAAATTTAAGTTATAATTTAGACAATATTCGAATATATGCTGGGTACTCCAATGCACATAAAGACTACCAACAAATCTACCCAACTGGACACAAATTTTTAGGATCTGCAGACCTGTTCGGCCGAAGAAATATTATTGATATGCGTGCTGGAGTTAATGCCAAGATGTGGGAAAACAAGGCCAGTATTAACCTTGAGTACCACAAGTTCAGCCGAAACGACGATAAATCACCAATCTATGCTGTTTCAGGAGGCGGGTTTGCTGGTAGCACAGGCCTCGAACCTGGAACAGAAGTTGCCTCAGAAGCAGATCTTAGTCTTCGATGGAATTTCTCAGAGAAGAGTCATGTCGTGCTCGGGGGCGCCTATGTAACTCCTGGTGAGTATCTAGAAAATATTCGCGGCAACAACGATAATGGTCATTTTGTCTATCTACAAACTTCAACCTCTTTTTAGGACAACAACAATAGGAGTACACGCATGCTCTCAAAAGCAGCAGCAAGAAACTTTTTTTTAATTGGAACAGGCCTTTGCTTTGGGGCCTTCTTCTTACTCACTCTGGATACAATCCGGCAAGTACCGGACCAGACAAATGCACAAAACTTGGGGGAGTCCGAGATCAGAGGAAAACACCTCTTTGAAACCAATAATTGCATGGGTTGCCATACAATACTTGGCGAGGGCGCCTACTATGCCCCCGAGCTAACAAAGTCATATGTAACCAAGGGACCTGAGTTCATAAAGATGATGCTCACCGACCCCGAAAAGCTCTATCCGGGCCGAAGAAAAATGGTCAAATATGATTTTACCGAAAGCGAAAAAGCAGACCTTGTTGCCTTTCTAAAGTGGGTCAGCGAGATGGATTTAAATGGCTTTCCACCAAAACCAGACTTGAATCAATAGGGGCACACCGATGAAATTCAAAACACAAAAAATCGCATATTACTTTTTCGCAACCTCCATGTTGCTACTTGTATTACAAATTGTATTTGGCTTCATAATGTCATTTGCTCACATGGGAATGGATGGTCTGCATGACATTATACCCTTTAATGCAGCAAGAGCTAGTCACAATAACCTTCTGGTTGTTTGGTTACTTGCAGGGTTTATGGGGGCAGCTCATTACATCATTCCCGAGGAATGTGAACGAGACATAGAGTACCCTAAGCTTGCCTACTTGCAACTGGGATCGCTTATCCTTGTTGGGGTTACCGCCATTATCGGGTTTCATTTCAATTGGTGGGAAGGGCGTAAGTTTTTAGAAATTCCTCGCCCACTTGATTACCTGGTTGTGATCAATGTATTGATGTTCATTTTCAACATCGGCGTGACTATTTGGAAGGCAGAGAAAAAAACAACGACCACTCTTGTTTTGTTTTTTGGGTTGCTAATGGCTGCTCTTCTTTATCTTCCAGGATTGATTCCCACGGACAACCAAACCATGGACTCCTACTGGAGATGGTGGGTTGTGCATTTATGGGTCGAGGGTGTTTGGGAGCTTATCATGGGAGGTATTCTCTCCTTCTTGCTCATTAAACTCACTGGCGTAGATCGGGAAATCATTGAAAAGTGGCTCTACATCATCGTTGGTATCACTTTCCTAAGTGGGATATTAGGAACAGGTCATCACTACTATTACATTGGTACACCTAACTATTGGCTTCTCATTGGTGGGCTTTTCAGCGCATTGGAACCGCTAGCGTTTTTAGGTATCGCTATTTACGCCATAGCCATGGCTAAGAAGGGGCAACGTAATCACCCCAACAAAATGGCGCTACACTGGACCCTGGGTTGCGCCATATTGTCATTCGTTGGTGCCGGCTTTTTAGGTTTTGCTCATACCTTACCTCAGGTAAATCTTTGGACACATGGCACCTTGGTAACAGCCATGCATGGGCATATGGCCTTTTGGGGCGCTTATGCCATGTTGGTTTTAGCAATTGTTACCTATGCCATACCTAACCTTACTGGTCGCAAAAACTTAAATTCAGCAGTTTCTATTTATGCGTTTTGGTCCACGACTATTGGAATGATTGCCATGACCGTAGCCTTTGGTATTGCTGGGGTTGCACAAGTGTATTTAGAAAGAAAGTTGGGCATGGACTTTTTGGTGGTACAAGAAGAGCTTCATGTTCACTTCGTAGGCTTAACCTTGGCAGCATGCTTGTTTACCTCTGGTGTCTTAGCATTTGTTTACCAATTTATTAAATCTGGCTTGCCCACAGACGCTGATGTCACACCTGAATATGTGTAGACCAGCATGAGTAGTATCTACTACAAACCTATTAAAAAAGAAGTCGAGGTTTTCTCGACTTCTTTTGAACTCAACCTACCAGTCTTACTTAAGGGGCCCACTGGCTGTGGAAAGTCTCGATTTGTTGAGGCCATGGCTGAGAAATTTGACCTTAATGTAGTAACGGTTGTCTGCAACGATGAAACCTCTGCCACTGACTTGTTGGGGCGTTATTTAATCAAGGGTACGGAAACCCTATGGCAAGATGGGCCCGTGACCACGGCAGTTCGCAATGGCAGCCTCCTATATATGGATGAAATCGCCGAAGCCAGGGAAGATATTGTTACAGTGCTGCACTCATTGAGTGATTATAGGCGTCGACTCTTTTTAGACAGAAACAATGAAACCCTTGATGCACCAAGCGATTTTATGATGGTTGTGAGCTTTAATCCCGGCTACCAACAGAGCTTTAAAGAGTTGAAGCCATCCATGCGGCAACGTTTTGTCACTCTTTCGTTTGATTATCCTGAGTTTGATATTGAATGTGAAATTGTATCAAAAGAATCTGAGCTGGATTTAGCCCAAGTGAAACAACTTGTGAAAATATCGAGTAAGTTACGCACACTTGAAGGTTTGGGACTTGCTGAAACTGTCTCAACAAGACTGATAATCGGTGCTGCCAAACTGATAAGAGGCGGTCTCCACCCGCGCCTGGCCTGCGAGGTCGGCATTGTGCAGGCACTCACCGACGATAGAGATAAAATTGAAGCCATGAATGACTTGATTTCAATGGTCTTTTAGGACAACTAATGGGCATTGATGAAAAGCTTTTCTACTACCTCTGGAAGACTAAAAGAAAACTTCTTAGCAAAAAAAAGCAATCATACACCGTTGAATTCGAAGATATTCAAGACCGCCTCACTGTTGTGACAAATCTACTGGCCGGACAGTATATTAAAACTATCAAAGGTAACTATATGGCTGGCCTTGTGGGGGATACGATGTTTTGCACCCCTTCGATTTCCACCTCACAAGAAACCAGCGAAAATATTCTGGCCTATTTACATCAGGTTTGTTTTTCAATTGTCGCCCGCGACCTTGGACATAGCCTCGACTACAAATCAACAACACCGGGCTCAAGGCTAGAATCTACTTTAGAGGCCTTGCCAGAAATTTTTGCGGCTATGAGGGATTTGTATCCCATGCTCGTAGAAAATAGCCGACCTCTTTATCAAGCTTATTTAGACACAGAACAAGCCAAGAGCTCAGCAGATCGAGAGGCCGACAAGTATCTCCAATGCTTTTTTGCCGATCATATACAGGGAAAAAGTACAAATACTACAGCTATCCAGCTCAATCCAGAACCATTAGTGGATTCAATAGGGCCTGTAAAAGGCTTTGTCCTCCCTCCATTTCTAGCGTTGCTACCAATACAAAACGTCATTCAATTTCATCGAGATGATCGATCTGAACTGCCTGTGAACCAACGAAATAGTGAAAAGAAAACTGTATTGCAATGTCAGCCGAAGGAAATAATCAAGCGAGTTGACCTTAAAGAAAATGAGAATTCCAACCCAGTAAGTTTACTGATGGAAGGGGTTCAAACCGCAGATATTTTTTCCGGCGGACTCAAGCGTGTTGATGGCTCCGATGAAATGGAGGAACACGGCGAGAGCCTTGAGGATCTAAACATCCAAGAGGTGGTGAGGTCTAATCACGAAACAAACTCTATATTTAAAGCAGATATCGCATATGAGGTTGAGAGTCTGGATGATGAGACATTCCAGGCTTCAGATAATGCTGCAAATCAATTTATTTACGAAGAATGGAACTTTAAAAAGAGAAAATATTTAAGCAATTTTTGTAAACTCACCGATCAACGCCCGCCATTGATTGAAGACAAGTCAGCTTATGAGTCCCAATATCACGACATCGTAAAAGCTCATCAAAAACAGATTCGAAACCTGAGGCATCAGGTTGAGCAGATTTTTCACTCGCGAAGGTGGAAAAACCGACAACGTCAGGGCGAGGAGATCGATATGGACTCATTTATTGATGGGCTCTCATCGTTGAAGGCCGGGCAGTCTTCAGATGAAAGATTTTACCTTTCGAAAAGCAGGCGAGCCCGCGATGTTTCGGCACTTATTCTTCTTGATGCAAGCCTCTCCTCTGACTCCTGGGTGGATGGACGTAGGGTTTTGGATATTACCAAAGAAGCCGTTGTGGTTCTGCATGAGGCCTTGGAAGGCGTTTTTGAAAAAATCTCTGTGACGGCATTTAATAGTCGTACACGAAACAATTGCAACTATTTTACAATTAAGGACTTCAGCCAAACCTGGAAGTCCTCCCTGCCCTATTTAATGGCTCTTCAACCATCAGACTATACTAGAATAGGAGTTGCCATTCGCCATAGTATCGAAAAAATGCAAAGGGTAAGTTCTCAACGCAAAGTGATCATACTTCTAAGTGACGGCAAACCTACTGACTATGATGCCTATGAAGGGAAATATGGCATCCATGACGTCAAGCAAGCATTGGACGAAGCCAAACAAAAAGAAATTGATGTTTTCTCACTGGCTATTGATCAGGAAGCAAAATACTATTTTCCACAAATGTTTGGAAAAAATAATTTTAGGGTAATCAACCATGCCAACGAACTGGCCGACGAATTTGTAAGCCTTTGTACAAGACTTGTATAATCGCTAGGAAAGATTCTACATCTCAGCTGATTCTTAACAACTCCATAGAGTGGCTACGATAACTGCCTTTGGATGACCTCAACGAGGGTTTCAAGATTGTAGGGCTTGGTCAGGAAGTCATTAAAACCTTCCCTGAGGCTATTAGCTCGATCCGAATCGAAGCTTTTCGCAGTCATCGCAACTATGGGCCCTTCGTAACCACAAGACACCCTTCTCAAGCCTTTTCGATACTATAACTAGCCCCGTGCCATCATAGGCCAGTCGCACACATGGCCCTGGGTGGGTTAAATGCAATGGAGCGGTTTTGCTGAGCACTACTCTTACAAAGGTGATCGATACTGTGTGAGGGAAGCCTGCATTCACTAATGAGCCCTGCCCAACTCGGGTAAACAAAGGTACCATCTTGTCGGCCAGGCACGAAAGTTTGGTCAACAAAGTCCGGATCCTGTCCGGTTCTACCACGATCTTCGGACAGTGCCGAACGTGAAAAGCCGGTAGACCAACCCTCCATCAATGGCAAGGCCTTGCACTGTGGGGCATGGCCCTTGTCGATTACTTGCCCAATACTGCAAACGCCTTTGACCACATCCAGGCTGCTTCGATCACTTACCGCATCGCTTTGGGCAAGAACAAGGGGCAAAAAGCACTGAGCTTACAAACAGTACCCACCCGAGGAGAGAAGCAAAAGCCCTTTCTTGCCAAACACTCGGGCTTTAGCCTGCATGCCGGTGTGGCCAGCAAGGCCTGTAAGAGAAAAAAACTAGAGCGGATTTGCCGCTACATTTCAAGACCGAGTCTTAGTGAAGAGCGCCTTAGTCTAAACGCCAATGGGCAAGTGGTGTACAAGCTAAAGAATGCCTATGACAACGGAACGACTCACATCGTACTCGAGCCACTGGACTTACTGGCACGGCTGGCCTCACTAGTGCCAAGACCGCGGGTGAATTTAACAAGATTTTTTGGTGTGTTTGCTCCTCACTTCAAACACTGCAAACTCG
Proteins encoded:
- a CDS encoding alginate export family protein, yielding MSFARRFLVIFVPLLFIPFAYSSPETDMFKNADSVSVSGSARIRWEVKDQLMDSNEKAEDKKDFIGSRFRLELKFEPDSKSTVYIQPQFTKFFGGVEPTTSGATSGSLQDTRLDIHQAYLDYSMSDQLSVRVGRQELAYGNHLVIGNVGWSHVSRSFDALRIRHAFRDNKGFVDGFWSQIEDVDTEATFNTDSEFSGLYFQYKGLTYVPALDFYVLHKGDESNVDPNPDSFFTFGTRAEFDFDPVAFDFEFTQQSEYESNQADINLSYNLDNIRIYAGYSNAHKDYQQIYPTGHKFLGSADLFGRRNIIDMRAGVNAKMWENKASINLEYHKFSRNDDKSPIYAVSGGGFAGSTGLEPGTEVASEADLSLRWNFSEKSHVVLGGAYVTPGEYLENIRGNNDNGHFVYLQTSTSF
- a CDS encoding cytochrome c produces the protein MLSKAAARNFFLIGTGLCFGAFFLLTLDTIRQVPDQTNAQNLGESEIRGKHLFETNNCMGCHTILGEGAYYAPELTKSYVTKGPEFIKMMLTDPEKLYPGRRKMVKYDFTESEKADLVAFLKWVSEMDLNGFPPKPDLNQ
- a CDS encoding cbb3-type cytochrome c oxidase subunit I — its product is MKFKTQKIAYYFFATSMLLLVLQIVFGFIMSFAHMGMDGLHDIIPFNAARASHNNLLVVWLLAGFMGAAHYIIPEECERDIEYPKLAYLQLGSLILVGVTAIIGFHFNWWEGRKFLEIPRPLDYLVVINVLMFIFNIGVTIWKAEKKTTTTLVLFFGLLMAALLYLPGLIPTDNQTMDSYWRWWVVHLWVEGVWELIMGGILSFLLIKLTGVDREIIEKWLYIIVGITFLSGILGTGHHYYYIGTPNYWLLIGGLFSALEPLAFLGIAIYAIAMAKKGQRNHPNKMALHWTLGCAILSFVGAGFLGFAHTLPQVNLWTHGTLVTAMHGHMAFWGAYAMLVLAIVTYAIPNLTGRKNLNSAVSIYAFWSTTIGMIAMTVAFGIAGVAQVYLERKLGMDFLVVQEELHVHFVGLTLAACLFTSGVLAFVYQFIKSGLPTDADVTPEYV
- a CDS encoding CbbQ/NirQ/NorQ/GpvN family protein, coding for MSSIYYKPIKKEVEVFSTSFELNLPVLLKGPTGCGKSRFVEAMAEKFDLNVVTVVCNDETSATDLLGRYLIKGTETLWQDGPVTTAVRNGSLLYMDEIAEAREDIVTVLHSLSDYRRRLFLDRNNETLDAPSDFMMVVSFNPGYQQSFKELKPSMRQRFVTLSFDYPEFDIECEIVSKESELDLAQVKQLVKISSKLRTLEGLGLAETVSTRLIIGAAKLIRGGLHPRLACEVGIVQALTDDRDKIEAMNDLISMVF
- a CDS encoding VWA domain-containing protein — its product is MGIDEKLFYYLWKTKRKLLSKKKQSYTVEFEDIQDRLTVVTNLLAGQYIKTIKGNYMAGLVGDTMFCTPSISTSQETSENILAYLHQVCFSIVARDLGHSLDYKSTTPGSRLESTLEALPEIFAAMRDLYPMLVENSRPLYQAYLDTEQAKSSADREADKYLQCFFADHIQGKSTNTTAIQLNPEPLVDSIGPVKGFVLPPFLALLPIQNVIQFHRDDRSELPVNQRNSEKKTVLQCQPKEIIKRVDLKENENSNPVSLLMEGVQTADIFSGGLKRVDGSDEMEEHGESLEDLNIQEVVRSNHETNSIFKADIAYEVESLDDETFQASDNAANQFIYEEWNFKKRKYLSNFCKLTDQRPPLIEDKSAYESQYHDIVKAHQKQIRNLRHQVEQIFHSRRWKNRQRQGEEIDMDSFIDGLSSLKAGQSSDERFYLSKSRRARDVSALILLDASLSSDSWVDGRRVLDITKEAVVVLHEALEGVFEKISVTAFNSRTRNNCNYFTIKDFSQTWKSSLPYLMALQPSDYTRIGVAIRHSIEKMQRVSSQRKVIILLSDGKPTDYDAYEGKYGIHDVKQALDEAKQKEIDVFSLAIDQEAKYYFPQMFGKNNFRVINHANELADEFVSLCTRLV
- a CDS encoding transposase, encoding MALVDYLPNTANAFDHIQAASITYRIALGKNKGQKALSLQTVPTRGEKQKPFLAKHSGFSLHAGVASKACKRKKLERICRYISRPSLSEERLSLNANGQVVYKLKNAYDNGTTHIVLEPLDLLARLASLVPRPRVNLTRFFGVFAPHFKHCKLVVPKVEKNKEYDDGKTLTLAERSSRMTWAQRLKRVFNIDMETCPECSGKVKVKASIEDPQVIKKILSHLGLESRAPMPWPARGPPANLAANAPFIQMFPNDEF